The Pyrus communis chromosome 2, drPyrComm1.1, whole genome shotgun sequence genome includes a window with the following:
- the LOC137722210 gene encoding abscisate beta-glucosyltransferase-like: protein MDSSETPVVMYFFPFVGGGHQIPMIDMARVFSSHGAKVTILSTTPANALRFRNSIRRDQTLNRSITIHVLKLPDDDASADSSMTSAPLTDTSVLQESLRQFIAQNLPNCIVIDVFHRWAAEVIDELFIKRVVFNGNGLFSRCVSECIGRFSPHQNVGADCEPFLVPNLPDRIELTKSQLPSFARNRPGLPDKVGKVEEKSFGVVVNSFYELESKYVEYFTTELGKKAWPIGPVSLYNRSNADKTGRGQAALVDEQSLLHCLNWLDSKEPDSVVYISFGSLARLSAAQLVEIAHGIESSGHNFIWVMGKIFRAVEDGGCVRDKEDWIPAGFAERMWEMKRGVVIGGWAPQMLILEHCAVGGFVSHCGWNSTLESVSAGVPMVTWPLSAEQFYNEKLITDVLGIGVQVGSREWESWNVERKELVRREKVDAAVRRMMCGSDEAAEMKKRAKVLSEKAKRAVEEGGSSYVGVDALILEIRLSRKN from the coding sequence ATGGATTCTTCAGAAACTCCAGTCGTCATGTACTTCTTCCCATTTGTAGGCGGAGGCCACCAGATTCCTATGATCGACATGGCCAGAGTCTTCTCCTCCCATGGCGCCAAAGTCACAATCCTGAGCACCACTCCAGCCAACGCCCTCCGCTTCCGAAACTCCATCCGCCGCGATCAAACCCTCAACCGCTCAATCACCATCCACGTCCTCAAGCTCCCAGACGACGACGCCTCGGCCGACTCCTCCATGACCTCAGCCCCCCTCACTGACACCTCAGTCCTCCAAGAATCCCTCAGGCAATTCATCGCCCAAAACCTACCCAATTGCATCGTAATCGACGTCTTCCACCGTTGGGCGGCAGAAGTCATCGATGAGCTTTTCATCAAAAGGGTGGTGTTCAATGGAAACGGGTTATTCTCCCGCTGCGTCAGTGAGTGTATCGGCCGATTCTCGCCGCATCAGAATGTGGGTGCTGATTGCGAGCCATTTCTAGTGCCGAACTTGCCCGATCGGATCGAGTTGACGAAATCTCAGCTGCCTTCTTTCGCGAGAAACAGGCCAGGGCTTCCTGATAAGGTGGGAAAAGTAGAGGAGAAGAGTTTTGGGGTTGTGGTGAACAGTTTTTACGAATTGGAGTCGAAATATGTGGAGTATTTCACGACTGAGTTGGGGAAGAAGGCATGGCCGATCGGCCCGGTTTCGCTCTACAACCGAAGCAATGCCGATAAGACTGGCAGAGGCCAAGCAGCCTTGGTCGATGAGCAGAGCCTCCTGCATTGTCTGAATTGGTTGGATTCCAAGGAACCTGATTCGGTTGTTTATATCAGTTTTGGGAGCTTGGCTCGGTTGTCTGCAGCCCAACTCGTCGAAATTGCACATGGGATTGAATCTTCGGGGCATAATTTCATTTGGGTAATGGGAAAAATCTTCAGAGCGGTGGAGGACGGTGGTTGTGTTAGAGACAAAGAGGATTGGATTCCGGCGGGTTTTGCAGAGAGAATGTGGGAAATGAAGAGAGGGGTTGTGATAGGGGGGTGGGCCCCGCAGATGCTGATACTGGAGCACTGCGCTGTTGGCGGGTTTGTGAGCCACTGCGGGTGGAACTCGACATTGGAGAGCGTGAGCGCAGGGGTGCCCATGGTGACTTGGCCATTGTCGGCGGAGCAGTTTTACAATGAGAAGCTGATAACTGATGTGTTGGGCATTGGGGTGCAAGTGGGGAGTAGGGAATGGGAGTCGTGGAATGTGGAGAGGAAGGAACTGGTGAGGAGAGAGAAGGTGGATGCGGCGGTGAGAAGAATGATGTGCGGCAGTGATGAGGCGGCGGAAATGAAGAAGAGAGCGAAAGTGCTTTCAGAGAAGGCGAAGAGAGCTGTGGAAGAAGGTGGGTCTTCATATGTAGGGGTGGATGCTCTGATTTTAGAGATCAGATTATCGAGGAAGAATTAG
- the LOC137726870 gene encoding probable UDP-glucosyl transferase 73B6: MDSQAEPKLEIFFFPYILGGHLIPMIDLARLFASHGVKASIVTTPHNVILFQNPILRDQQLGYDIGFLTLNFPAEEFGLPNGCENELTTTNGDMFIKLFMAAMKLQDPLGKLLRQTRPDCLISDRLYPWTADVTDGLGIPRVVFDGSSSFSHCVEESLRRYAPHEKVVSETEAFLVPGLPNQIELKRSMLPDYVKAENVFTHFLNEALECEIKSYGIVVNSFYELEQAYADYFQKDMKRKIWHIGPVSMYNRTNIDKVERGIKTSIDEHSCLSWLDSREPNSVLYISFGSMPRITSAQLLEIAHGLEASNHPFIWVIGRILDYSSKEKQQVENVVLPVGFEERITKSKRGLMIRGWAPQLLILEHPAVGAYMNHCGWNSIIEGVTAGVPMITWPFSSEQFYNERFILNVIRVGISMGNEDWVPLNELPRVNIKRDKVAHVVNRLMGCGEDEVVDMRKRAEEFRDKAMKAFEKGGSSHSNVHAFIAEIKSCRKISQNGH, encoded by the coding sequence atggattcTCAAGCCGAACCCAAgcttgaaattttcttttttccttacATACTTGGTGGTCACTTGATCCCCATGATAGACCTAGCCAGACTCTTTGCTTCTCATGGCGTGAAGGCCTCCATTGTCACAACCCCTCACAATGTCATCCTCTTCCAAAACCCCATCCTCAGAGACCAACAACTAGGCTATGATATCGGCTTCCTCACCTTAAATTTCCCGGCTGAAGAGTTTGGTCTCCCGAACGGTTGCGAAAACGAACTCACAACCACTAATGGAGACATGTTCATCAAACTCTTCATGGCTGCTATGAAGCTCCAAGACCCTCTCGGGAAGCTCCTTCGTCAGACCCGACCGGACTGTCTTATCTCGGACAGGCTTTATCCTTGGACTGCAGATGTCACTGACGGGCTTGGAATCCCTAGGGTTGTGTTTGATGGGAGTAGCAGCTTCTCTCACTGTGTGGAGGAAAGTCTCAGACGGTATGCTCCACATGAGAAAGTTGTGTCCGAAACTGAGGCTTTTCTCGTTCCCGGCCTACCCAACCAAATCGAGCTCAAAAGGTCAATGCTGCCCGATTATGTCAAAGCCGAAAATGTGTTCACTCATTTTCTCAATGAGGCTCTAGAGTGTGAGATTAAAAGCTATGGGATTGTGGTGAACAGCTTCTACGAGCTAGAACAAGCTTATGCTGATTACTTTCAGAAGGATATGAAGAGGAAAATATGGCACATAGGGCCGGTCTCAATGTACAACCGGACCAACATCGACAAGGTCGAAAGAGGCATCAAAACCTCCATTGATGAGCATAGTTGTTTGAGTTGGCTTGATTCAAGAGAACCCAACTCAGTTCTTTACATAAGCTTTGGAAGCATGCCAAGAATCACTTCAGCTCAGCTTTTGGAAATTGCTCATGGGCTTGAAGCTTCCAACCACCCTTTCATTTGGGTGATTGGGAGGATTTTAGACTACTCATCAAAAGAGAAGCAACAAGTGGAAAATGTTGTGCTTCCTGTGGGATTCGAAGAAAGGATTACGAAATCGAAAAGAGGGCTTATGATAAGGGGCTGGGCTCCTCAGCTTTTGATTTTAGAACACCCAGCTGTTGGTGCTTATATGAACCATTGTGGGTGGAACTCCATCATTGAAGGTGTAACAGCTGGTGTGCCAATGATCACATGGCCTTTCTCCTCAGAGCAGTTCTACAATGAGAGGTTCATTCTCAATGTCATAAGGGTTGGGATTTCAATGGGGAATGAGGACTGGGTTCCACTGAATGAGCTGCCTAGGGTGAACATAAAGAGGGACAAGGTAGCCCATGTTGTGAACAGACTAATGGGATGTGGAGAAGATGAAGTGGTTGACATGAGAAAGAGAGCAGAAGAGTTCAGAGACAAAGCCATGAAAGCTTTTGAAAAAGGTGGCTCTTCTCATTCCAATGTTCATGCTTTCATTGCCGAGATCAAGTCTTGCCGGAAAAttagtcaaaatggtcattga